AGGATACAGAGGACAAGACGGTGGCGCTCTACGACGCCGACGATAACATCGTGACGGGTGCGATAGAGCCGGAGACGATGTACACCCTGGCCGTATTCATAAAAGACGGCGGCGAATACGACCTTGACGGCGAAGAGGATGGCACCGTGATAGACCCGATAGCGATAATCCGTCAGGCCAAGCCCCCCGTGCCCAAGCCGGCCCCGCACGGCGGCGGCAGCGGAGGCTGTACGGCGGGAGCGGGCACACTTGCGCTGCTGACGCTGATACCGCTCTGGATGAGAAGAGGGAAAAGGTAATACGGAAATAAAAGACAGGATAACGTAAGAAAAAGGACGGATAAAAGCCAAAGAAAGGGCGCGGGCGAAAGGCTCGCGCCCTTTCTTTGGCACGTCCTACGCGCCACAATATACGCTGTTCATCTGCGGTTGACTTTTCTGAACTATCGCCTATAATATATAGGTTACGCGGCATGAGGCCGCGTAACGGCATGAATTCTTTACACCGCGTACGATGTAACTTGGGAGTATTTCTTCTTACCGCCTGGCCGGATTGCGCGTCACAAGAATTTTGTGCATTGATGCAACGGGGCAGATACCGATATTGATTCGGTCTATTGTTTAAACTGCGTAAAGATATTTACCTAACAGACGTATGCCTTTTGGAGAAACCGACTGTATCATCTATACAGCCGAGCGTTTCCAT
This portion of the Cloacibacillus sp. genome encodes:
- a CDS encoding Synerg-CTERM sorting domain-containing protein; its protein translation is HLTEAGKTQALGFTVSGDIFGEIDDVSQIRVIKIFPDGTGRPFRVVTKAEDTEDKTVALYDADDNIVTGAIEPETMYTLAVFIKDGGEYDLDGEEDGTVIDPIAIIRQAKPPVPKPAPHGGGSGGCTAGAGTLALLTLIPLWMRRGKR